The genomic region GATAAATTGTTAAAACTAGGGTGTTATGTTGATAGAGTCTTTGAATAAGATGATTTTGTAGTTTAATCCAATTGGAAGATGAAACTTCCATGATTAGGGTCATGAGAAATCTTTAGAAGTTTGTTTTAACTTTGTGGAATTGGAATGCAAACTGTTACCATGCATGAAATTGAATTAATCAAAATTAATGGGCCAAGAGATTATGTGAGCTGCCTAGTTCACCGGGTTATGTGAGTTGGGCCGCATGGCTCCGGGTCATACACCAAGCCCCGCATCACACAGTTCTTTGGACTTAGTATAATTGGGCCACCCACACACATGTATGCACCTTATGTTGGGCCGAGTTGCATAACAGAACCCATTTATGAAATCGCACACTTGTATTAGGAGTTGTGGGATGTGCTAAGCTGTTTACTTGGAACATGAATAAGTGATGGGATTCCGTATGTAGCCTGAATGCAATTGTATGCTATGTTATGATGCATGGTATGATGTTAGATTTCATGAGCAATTGTTCAAGCATGCGTGATGTAAtgtgtatattacatgtgttacaTGAATAGGAAATGTGTGATTTGGTGTTAATGAAATTGATTGGTTTTGGTAACCACGTTAGGAACTAATTGATTAACTTGGGAACACGTGCCTTAATTTACtgagcaaaactaaggtgagtttatttctcttgagcatgcgtcccggtggttgggacagtcagtgggtatcccgaggagggataagtcttttgggtaaaactggaatgttggataatactcTCACCCTAtcactcttaagtcccatcttttgtgtTACGGGAgaggtaacgggtattagttggtagcgctacttaggtttggcaccctctcCCCGTACcagagaggacgggtgtgaactaatgacctagtcatgcccagtgctttgataggagcactagggaacgggcaaaacatacatcaggagccgtcttgttcagtatcgagatattatcaacattgcTTTCGGAATtgtaaattcaatggattaactaaacacttggtaaccaacgttttcgtagaactatgaactcaccagcgttgtctgatacacttgttgcatactcgcaggtcgttagatatcttggatttgggaacttgctgtctggagtagctggagtggtcatgggtcgactggagggattcatgtgaatgaactattgatatcatacattggttttgaaacgatttaacattggtttactatttgcttccgctgaacatgttggtttccATTTATAAACTTGTTAATGGTttttttcattaataattgaggatgttatttaaaaacttttatgggttcaatgtaattagtggctcgttgttggtatgtcacacgcctaacagggacattccctaggtggtattttgggggtgtgacaaatggtATGAGGGGTTATTAGGTGTTTTATTTCCACAGAAGTTGATAAATGTTAAAGATGAAGATCTTAAGTCGTCTTGTTATCGTCTTGAAGATACACTCAAGTTTGAAGGGACCTCAGATATTGATGCCGAGACACTATATATGGAGCTTAAGTTATTTTGTGCATCGCTAACCAATAAATTTAGCAACCGTATAGATGTTTTGGAGCATATGAAAGAAGAAGATTATTTCCCAGAAGCATGTATTGCATACAGAATATTGTTAACTATTTCAATCACTGTGGCATCTGCAGAAAAAAGTTTTTCAAAGTTGAAGTTGTTAAAATCTTACTTACGATCTACATTGTCTCAAGATAGACTTAGTGGGTTGGCGATGATAGCTATCGAGAACGAAGTCTTAGATAATATAAATTGTGAAGAGTTGATCCAGCAATTTGCTATGAAGAACGCAAGGAGGGCTGCACAAATCATTGGTTAACGATTATATTATCTTATTAGTTATTACGGTATGAAGTCATTAGAATACTATGATTTTGTCATTATCATAATTGCATTGTTTATCAAATATTacaatttttgtcattttcataaTTATATTGTTTAACGTTAAAACATATGGACATATTTTTCGAGCTCAAACATggtacgtgaattctcagagacgtcACTGAATGATAAATCAAGAATTAGAGACCAAATAGCCCATAATTAACAAATGGAAGGCCAAACATATGTACAGCTAACGACTGTACGTGTGGATTCCGGCACAAGGAGGCGATCACACACAACAAATGACTGACAAATCGGCTGTAACTGACACTGACATATATACATCCACTTTTAATTGCATTTGACTTGATCACATCAAGGCTCAAGCTTTTATCAAGTTTGACTTTAAATGTCGAATCAAGTCATGTATAAACATATGTACAGCTAACGACTATACGTGAGGATTCCGGCACAAAGAGGCGATCACACGCTCTTCACCAACGGCATGTTGGAGAAGGTAAGAGGGTAACAAATGGACCCTAAAACTCCTATGAAAATAACTTTGAAAAGagaaaatacctaaaaaaattaagATTTACTTGGTCAGTTTATATATTCATCCATAAATCCGGAAAGAGTGACTTTATAGTTTATACACATCTTGTTTGAATTAAATATCTTCTGAAACGGCCGATAAACTACTGGCTCAAAATACCAGTTTACTATCAGTTGATCCAAAGGGTACATAGAGATTTAGTCAACTAAAGACAAATTAATAACACCAAACATAAATAATTAATCAAATCAATTAGCCGTGAATCAAGACTAGatataatataattaataaaccTAGTTAAAACCAGAAGAAATATAGAACCAAATTAGCTGTAGGTAGGAAAATTCAGTGATCTTTCCCCAAAACCATACTCCAAATGAGAATTAACCAAAGTAGGTGCATCAAGAGTTGGTATAACTGCTGCAAACCCATGGTTATGCTGAGTAAACTCTTGCATGAACCCATCAAGATCACCAAACCCACCCAAGAACCCGCCACCCGAATTCGCTCCAACCCATATTTCCTCTTCCCCTTTGATCTTCTCCCTCACCTCTAACCCTACCGGCGAAAAATTCGATCTTTTGTGGGATTCCTTTCTTGTTTTCGGTTTCTTCTTTTCGGTTGGTTTTCCGGTGAGTCTTTGAACCAATTCCCGGAAATTGGCGACGTCGGTTTTGATGATCTCGGGTGCAAAGATGTGAATTATGCGGATCTTGGGCTTGATCTTGGAGATGATGCGAGAGTCTTTGTGCATGGTGAGTGGTTTTGAGGTTGAAGAGCATGTGTGGTTGATCTTATTGCTCATCATGTCTTCCATGGTACacattgtgtgtgtgttgttaGAGAGTGGTGGGAAGGTGGGGAGGATGTTAGTTGTTTAGAGGAAGAATATGTAGGGTTTtatagggttttctattttaAAGAATTGATGGATTGTGGGATTTGTTTAATGCAAGAAAAAGGACAATTGGGAAGATTTAAAAAGCAAAACAAGCTGTAAAGAGAGTGACCGGCAAACAAAATCCATAAGGACATCAAATATTGGTTTTATCctaattttatatttattatgcaaaattatatatatatatatatatgtgtatatatatagataCACACACTAATGTGAGGTTAAACGGCGAACACTAAAATGTGGGAAATCTAATAACAATGCATTTAACATATTAAATATATCAAAATTCAATTTTAAATACTCAAAactatttttttcaaaatcttttcgaAGTCTTTGCATATAAAAATGTGTAAAAGCTATTcatataaaaataattttttgtTTAATTTCCTTTTTGTCTTTTTTAACTGTTTATTAAGCAtttttctatttttgaaattatattattaaaaaggtttttatatgtatttatatgcaaagctatgaatttctttttgaaaaaatataatttttaatatattaaattgaatttttataatttatttaaaataataaatgtatTTTTCCTCGGTTCATTACTTTTTTAGTATTCCCTACtaactcaaccctatatatactatattataatacatataCGAAGATAAAAGGGTAAttctatatattttttaatagcTTATTTAATTACAACTTTAAAACAAATAATATAATCTTTTTAAATATATTGTTAACTTTTAAATAAATGTCACCTCAAAAATTTTAAACGGGCAGAATTTTCTCATAtcttaatattaaaaaatatatatgtcataaaatgaatattttattcaatttaatttattttattcaaTTTAATTTGAGTATGATATtgctttattttttaaattaaaaaatattaaataattatCGGTGTTTGTATTTCTCACTGTATCTTGTTACCACCCCTCTCTGTGTATGTTGGGTGGGGGAGGCGGGGGTCGGCTAATAATGAAATTTTCCTGAAAGTGTAAAGTGATATATGGATATTAACATATAGTGTCTTAAATTTTAACACATGATGTCTTCTTTTGTTAGGTTTTGTATCATACGTTGTTACTATTTGAAAAAAACAAATTAATGTTTgcagaaagaaaaagaaattgaTTTCATGTCTTCAAAATCAAGACTTTATGTGttaatttaatttgtttttacactttttttttctaaatctcATTTTTAGCCTAACCCAATAAATGAATATATGTATAACGtatttatataagaaaagggtCCGCAATAATGAAATTTTGCCTAGAAAGTGTAAATGATATTTACACATAGTGTCTTGAATTTTAATACATGATGTCTTCAATTTTTAGGTTTGGTGTTATACATCATTACGTTGTTACCAACTTaccatttgaaaaaaaataaatctTAATGTttgcaaaaagaaaaagaaattgaTTTCATACTTCCAAAATCAAGACATTATGTGTAATTTAATTTGAttttacacttttttttttttgtcaaaatctCCTTTTTAGCCTAACTCAATATATGAATACATGTATAACgtagttatataagaaaagggaAATGGtatttatataagaaaagggAAATGGTCCTTGGTAAATTGCATGTATGGCATCATTGAAGATTTTCTCCGTGTGTGAAACAGGATTTTTGAAGGTACATTAGCATCGCATTCCACAGTGTTTGTTACCATATGATGTCCAAATTTACACTTTTCTCCCCAACAGCCATTAATGTAAATACGGAAAGATATTTGATTTCAAGATAATAATGGAGATGCTAATGTGGAAATGAGTGAGAAAGAAAATTAATTAATAATGAAGAGTTGCCCACTTGCGTGTAATTAATGGAGATTGACATTACTTGCTAATGTTATATTGATATTTGTTGGTTTGAAATAagaatttaatatatttttgaaaaataatagttttttttttaaatacctaCCACTTTTCAGAGAATTTTGCATTTGGGTATCGTTTAAATTCGTTAGGATAGATATGGGCGTTTATAAATTGTTAAAACTGGTCAAATCATTTAAATTATGAAAACTTATTCGGTTTAATATTGGTATGCATGATTAACGGTTTGATTCGATTTTAAACATGGAACTGCCATGTAAAACAAAATATTCGTCTGATCCACCGTGTTGTTTTGGTTGATATGCCATGTATAAAACTGGAGTTAGTGTTTCGACCTATAATTGACCTTGAATTTTCATTAAAATTGTTGAACCAAATTATAAACACACCTAATATATCTTGATAAATATTACAAGTTACACCTATTTATAAGTTAATTGTCTGTCATGGGTTACACTTCTTCATTGGTAGGTTAATTGATTTTAAAAGGATATTATAATATTTTCATTAACGTATATTTTATATATGATATCACACgaatttaaaaatatttataataatagATTGAGAAAGAATAAATTACGCGTCAATTAGACCTGTTTTTAACACTTTCAAAGGGTAAGCAGTTTTAGAAGCTAATATTAAAAAAAGGCATAATATTTGACTAATTTTATATATAGATGCATTGGCTAGTTGTGTATGTCTTTTGTGTTACATAGAAAATAAAGCCAACTTGTGTTGTGACAAATGAATGATATGATAAATAGCCGGACAGACGGTGTACGGTACTAAGTGCAGCTTTCCACATATCACAACAAACTTACAATCATAATCTCCCAACCTTTGGGTATTTTAAATCAGACATATATGGTTTAAGACAACATTGTATTATTTTTGTACATTGGTGGATATATTTAGCTTTTATCGTTATACGTGATTTGGTATGTTAGTTAAACACAACTTAAAAAATGTGATACaatgaagtttttgtaaaaaagaaAAAGTATCTTCCAAACAAAGATGGACAAGACACAAATACGTTCAAGTGTTAGAACTTAGAAGCATTACTCGTTAGCAAAGGAACCAAAATATGACACCACTATCGCCTTTGAAATATGTGTGTACTCACATTTAGTTGTTGAAATGCATTGCTTGTGTTTCGTATGTGAAATTGTTTCAATTGTGTAGGTTTTGTTAGATGTTAATTGGTCCTCTGATCAGGTATATGCCTCTCATGAGATACAAGATCGAAGGGTCGGCAGGTTGTgtgataataaaataatacattgacgttcaacaaaaaaaaaaaaaaaaaaaaaaaaaaaaaaaaaaaaatcagatatACTTTCAAGAACATGTTATGTGGTCTTGGGACTGGATAATATTTCGATCTTGTATCTTATGAGAGTGTAAAGGAGTGTTTACGGCTTTCTACCTACTATTGTTTATGCCCAAATTAAATAAACCAAAACTCTTTAAGTAATATGTTTACCTTCAATTATgtatatctatattatatatcaATGGGATCCTGAAGCCGAAAACGATGTTCACAAAACTCGGGTAAACCAAATGAAATAGGGAGATATTGATATCCCAAGGAGCGGGGAAACCAAATGAAATAGGGAGATATTGATATCCAAAGGAGGCTTGATTGggtgtgaaggggtatggtcccaaaaagtcgcgcaaacctcagaTCAGGTTGCGcatgagaccatactccttaacaCAACAACTTGTTAACAACAACCTCGCGCGACCTACATCGCACTACGATTTATCCCGCGCGAGGGAATGCACACAACAAACTCAGATATCAACACTTAGCATAAAATAATGGTACAAATGAGCACACtagccccgcgcgggttagttgccaTCCAACAAGAACCACTCAGTAGGAAAGCGCGCTGCTACCTACAGGGGTACACggggtacaagtggcagtaaaaagagccaatgaacgtccagcaggctctgtccaatcgtgcgccacgatcgcctgacgataagtacacaaggacgcctacatggcaccaatcaagagacagggacaactgtcccacgatctccactcgtctgctgatgacagaaggacaacaaggccgacaacaatgacacgtggctccaatcaaggtgcgccagcaccgacgagcatctagaagccactaagcggtcgatgCCAGCAAGGCAATGAGCATATTCGTTGtgttgtccgtttctggcccaaggcccatcagcccacaacctcttacacctctccggctataaatagagatcttcattcctcaggttaaacattctattcccttggctctcactctttacacttaattactctcaaagcagtcgcttattctcacgccggagcctggttaagagggaaacccccacattcccctcttaacgagttaacggtgttctgttttgcaggataaaTCATCAAGTCGAAGCTCAAATATtcttaagaagattaaccctcatgaaaggaacataaaccaatctaattaactccctaattagatcactgtttcttcattggcgcccaccgattttttctataaccaccctcatcttcttttatttgagcctttgacgTCTCTTTCTTCCTTCGGctatgactggtcaaggaatcatcccagagttcggtttcggaaccaactctaacacggcgttgggcgaaggaatccaaaacttccaagcccaacaaatcAAAGAAATCGGCGAAGTTGAAATCAACAATACTGGGGGTCCGCGCGGGAGCTTCACCCGCATCACCCAAGTGGTCACCCCAGGAAACGGAGAAGGACCTTCGAACACAGCgccacctcaaaatgtatctgcattacttggcttaccagaaggtgaaaccccagcctcgtggtatgccaagaacatcgccactatcaatgcagcataccaatcgctcatcgcgcagcaggcagttttgacggcagaaccgtccttggtcacccctCAGAGTCAGAGGGTGCGCCAAATGCCCCCACCAGCCAATATACAAGGCAGAaccaacaggcctccccctacaagacgtttaagcgtacaagacacgcgcgatacaagagggaaacggatagttactatgaatatccgtcgaaccttcaacgaggccctgttcacagccggctcacgccgcgcaacatgaacaatgaatgggaaGAAACGGACCCATATGATCCCACATGGGAAGGTGACGAAGAATCGTCAGTCTTTAATCGTTTACCAAAAAACCATGAGTACTACaagccaagacaacacattggctacacagaagaagctgaaagagatttccgcctggcatacagaccatcggaagctgcggaacactccaagtttatcccgaaaattgcactcgcgccgctttcacgagagaagctacccccaactgttgggaaattcaatgggttgactgacccagacgatcacgtcagaacattcacgagtgtgggctgcatgggaggttggaacatgcccatgtggtgccacatgttcattcaaactcttaccggagcggctcgcgcctggtttgacagccttccgcccgggaagattaaatcatggacagatttcaagacgcaattcttaagctactttagccaacaacgtcgctaccaacgtgacacagccgaagtagaagatatttggcgaagagatggtgaaggtctggaggacttcatcacgcgttttaacaaagagtgtctggaaataggcggcgtcagtgagcaactcatgcgctgccacttcaaaaaggctatacgctgcgatagtctcattagaaccatcacaggcaaagatggaatgccaaaggagtgggataaactaatggaagccgcaaaaatcgtcgcgcaaactgaggagtcccttgctggtggaaagggctactacccagaagatcgattttcaACAGGAAGTAcgcgcgacaacaacaacaagcgtaacaaatacaagagtcatgactggaagtctgagagaccaagaggccgtgacgacaggccgcgctacagagaagatgcgcgagaaacgattgaccgaatcggttacaagaaggcggtcagagacgacaatcgtgacaaacactggactccgctcacaaaaactccaaaggaggtattgatgacggagaatgtcgatttcaaagcgccaaggccaatgacaaacaagaaagggcaagaccctaacttgtactgcgattttcacaaagattcaGGGCACCTGACCGACGACTGTTACAGCTTGCGCCAAGAAATCGAGAGGGCACTCAAAAGCGGCAAGctaagccatttagtgaagaatgtACGCAAGGAAACCCGTCAACTCCAGCGCCATGATGAAGGTAACCACAAAAAGGTCCGACGACTAGAGAcccacatggtcaacggacccagGTACAGCGCGAAAGAGAAAGGCAAACGCCCTTATGAACCTTCTTGGCAAGAGCAGCAAGTTATATTTCCAGTAGTGCGCGGCGGACCTCGCGCCACACGTCCTGTGGTCATCACCGGCATAATCGGGCATTATGAAACTGACTACATATTCATAGACCCGGGAAGTACTGCCGACATTATTTACGAACAGTGTTTCAATCAGTTGGATGAAGAGGATAAAGCGCGACTCGAACCTgtcgattatcctttgtctggattttgcaacgagatggtttttcctctcggacagatcagtttccccgtcacgctctctgacgggaaacactcaagaacaacaaatgtgaacttcatggtaatgccagtgaaatcgaggcatgatgtgcttattggtagggaaacacaaggcgagctaaacatggtgacttcaacGCCTCATTCTGCGATAGGTTTCCCAACCAAGACAGGAGTAGCAATCATATATGCCAAGAAAGAAGTAATGTCAACTGAAGAGCTGCGCCCAACAAAGGCGGCAAAGGTCTCCACGACCGAGCCAGAGAAATGGGTTTTAAACCGAAAATACCCCGAGCAGActgtgacaattggccacgccattttGTCAGACATCAGAACACGTCTAAAGCAACTGCTGTTTCGaaacatggatatatttgcctggacaccggcagacatgaccggtgtcccgcgcaacatCACCGAGCATTGCTTAAACGCGTACCCATCTGTCgagccaaaggtccaaagaaggcgcagcctagggGCAGACAAGACAAAAGCAATGAATGAGCAGGTATGTGAGCTGCTCAAAGCCGGGATCCTGCGAGAGGTAAGATATCAGAGTTGGGTGGCGAACCCCGTGATGGTCGAAAAATCAaatggcggatggcgcatgtgcgtagactacactgatctcaacaaggcgtgtccaaaggattgctattcctcgcctgagatcgataaaaaaatagattctctcgcgccataccgatggaagtgctttttggattgctacaaaggataccatcaagtgcagatgaagctagaagatgaagacaagacagcgttcagaacggatcttggaatcttctgctacacaaagatgccttttggcctaaagaatgcaggcgcgacatatcaacgcttgatggacaagaccttcgcaggtgacatcggaaagcatattgaggtttatatcgatgatctagtggttaaaagtcctgaggaggaccaaatgttgaaagacatcgagaaaacattcaactcattgcgcagcgtgaatatgaagctaaatccagccaagtgttcctttggcatggaagaggggaagtttctaggcttcattgtcacaaacggcggtttcaaggtgaatccagagAAAGTACAAGCTATTGAGCGAATGCCCTCACCGAGAAACatcaaggaaatgcaacgactagccggccggctggccgcgcttaatcgttttctctccaatcacgccgcaaagtcgtatcccttcattagcacgttgcgcaattgtgtgaagaagcaagagttcaaatggaccccggaagccgaaacagcttttcaacaaatgaaagcgtgtCTGATCGAACTCCCTACCCTGACTGCACCATTTGAGAAAGAGCCCCTCGTActgtacttgtcctcctcggataaggcagtagggtcagtattATTGGTCGACAGAAACGGGGTACAAACCCCGATCTACTatgtcagcagggtactcactgacccagaaacaagatattccacaatggaaaagctGGTTCTTGCGCTGCTACACGCTTCCCGAAGGCTGCGCTgatacttcacaggccatgtgataactgtgcttacAAATTTCCACATTGGCACCATACTACagaagcctgagacatcaggcaggttggcaaaatgggccattgaactgggcggccataacatcacagaagtgccggctGATAAAATCAAGGAATGCGAGATGATAGAGACTCCCAAGGAAAATACAACAGAGGagacttggatgctttacaccgacggggcattaaatgaagatggcgcgggagTAGGTTTACGCCTAGTGAGCCCAGAAAAAcacgagtttacttacgccattaagctcgacttcaaaaacaccaacaatgAAGTTGAGTACGAGGcttttctggcaggcttacgcctcgccatcaagatgggagcaaaaaacttgcgcgcacatgttgactcactcctgatagccagtcaAGTAAATGGCATATACGACGCGAAGGGAGAGGTCATGGCTCTATATCTGGAACAAGCGAAAGAATTGCTCCAACAATTCGAAACTCACAAGGTTATACATATCAATCGCTCAGAAAACAAGCctgccgatgccttgagcaagcttgcctcgacttcctttcaacatctcgccaaggatgtaaggatagaggtactcaagaaTCCATCGGTATTACTGCGACAAGTGAACGTGATCGAAGCAGGGCAACCATCGTGGATGACCCCAATCATCCAATACTTGCAAGAAGGGGTGCTCCCTGAAAACAAAGCGGAAGCAAggaagatccaaaacaaagccctaCAATACGAAATGAACGGCGGTATTttgtaccgaaaatccttcctAGGGCCACTGCTACGCTGTGTGGACCCTCAGGATGCGAATTACCTGATAAGGGAGATCCACGAGGGGATCTGCGGCATTCACTCCGGACCAcggatggttgtcgcgaagatcatgagcgccggttactactggcctggtatgcatgtcgacgcaatgaaggagatccgcaaatgtgactcttgccagaggcattctccaaaaacactgcgccctaaaaatgatcttatccctgtatccaccgcatggccctttcagcaatggggaattgacatggtgggacccttcccggatgctcccggcgccgtaaagttcatcatagtagctgtcgactacttcacaaagtgggtagaagccaaagcccttgcatccaccacagctatgattgtgcgcaaattcatatgggagcacatcatatgcagatttggcctcccgctcaagatcgtgactgacaatggcaccaactttgcttcgGACGATCTTAAGAAatggatgaaggagatgaacatcgaacacactttcacatccgttgcgcacccacaaggcaacggacaagtggaaagtgtgaacaaatgcatcgtcgaagggataaaggccagattaggaacaaggcggcacggatgggttgatgagctcccaagcattttatgggctcatcggaccatgccaaagacgagtaccggcgagacccctttcagcctggtctatggctcagatGCGGTCATTCCGGCGGAGATTGGCCTGCCCTCGCCACGCATGACAACGGTCAACGCAGTTGACAATGAAGCGGAAAGGCGCCTAGACTTGGACCTGTTAGAAGAAAGACGCGAAATCGCGAGAATCAGAGAGGCCAAATACAAAACCCAGttggaaaggtactacaacacaagggttcgcatttgtaccttcaacccaggggaatacgtctttcgcgacaatgaagcatcaaatgcggaacgtccagggaaattggcacctaaatgggaaggcccatatctgattcatgaggtcctgggcaaaggggcctacaaattgcgcaccctagatggccacatcttaccaagaacttggaatgcgcaacaattgcGCAAATGTTACATGTAATCTATTTCGGCCTTGCGCCATCTTTCAATTCACTACGCCGGCTACAAGCCATTAGCAATTATGTATGAAGGCCTAAGCGCCCATTTctgacttgaatgaaaacatacgacatgtttttctattacattttttcattacaaatgcatgctaaacttttgattagcgcgaaaacGCTCCAGCATTTCAGGGTTGTTCAAAccacctccaaggtcctccgcgaacaaagcgcgagaccgggtGGATACCTTAATACTTAAAAAacgcttccatttattcgagctaatttaacaTAAAGTT from Helianthus annuus cultivar XRQ/B chromosome 10, HanXRQr2.0-SUNRISE, whole genome shotgun sequence harbors:
- the LOC110881414 gene encoding VQ motif-containing protein 17, whose amino-acid sequence is MCTMEDMMSNKINHTCSSTSKPLTMHKDSRIISKIKPKIRIIHIFAPEIIKTDVANFRELVQRLTGKPTEKKKPKTRKESHKRSNFSPVGLEVREKIKGEEEIWVGANSGGGFLGGFGDLDGFMQEFTQHNHGFAAVIPTLDAPTLVNSHLEYGFGERSLNFPTYS